AGTCCGAAAAAAAAATTAAGTTTTTAAATTATTATGATAACTGTACAGATTAGTGACAATGAATCTATCGACAAAGCGTTAAAACGCTTTAAGAAGAAATTAGAGAAAAGTGGCGCCTTGAAGGAATATCGGACAAGGAGGTTTTTTGTTAAACCATCTCTTGAAAGAAAAATTGAAATCGCAAAAGCAAGATACAAGCAGCACCACGTAAGCAGAGAAAATCAGTAAGGATCAACACATGATTCAGGAGTTTTGTAACTGGCTACAATATGAAAAGCGTT
Above is a window of Bacteroidota bacterium DNA encoding:
- the rpsU gene encoding 30S ribosomal protein S21, which translates into the protein MITVQISDNESIDKALKRFKKKLEKSGALKEYRTRRFFVKPSLERKIEIAKARYKQHHVSRENQ